From a single Flavobacterium sp. genomic region:
- a CDS encoding T9SS type B sorting domain-containing protein, translating to MKKRALIILIFILFVSVNAFGQGGASSCAELTANPGAYQSCATSIPFSSSVGGNGENFNSTCIPTQYVGPTWFFIEIDTPGNVVLQISQQNLAGNGSDVDFVLWGPFQNLNNICNQLNTTNEVDCSYSTASLETVTIPNSNAGDLYVIVIDNYSGQAGNITVSQTGGSGSTNCDFLSSVTLNNTDGTLLTNLEYCKPDTKEIVATIDISDFPGVPSNLRFNYTWFKDNVQIDAISNSTISTNNLIVSESGVYKVITTAYDITVNPTGNLTGLRVSEAEANLKFHTKPLISISNSNTVCLNTNPILSSNIANNTDLNPTIDILNYQWYRNNNPIGGETTTAFTPTLPGDYFIKVTNSPCSETNSSIIRIIANPNIQIASNTTICENDSYTITSINANASINSALSYQWIKDGVAIAGANGSTYTVNKFNQALNTTSQYYLETTEQGTCLNSSNTISVTINALPVINTVATTLEQCDYINNTLDGIAETNLLQLYNYFTNSTAGLTLNFYTDIALTQQILNPSNYINLTSPFLQTIYVKLVNENVTPNCTSSGVGSFTLQINPTSVANYPNIPAVCPEINQNYGFLNFDAQRIAIKNAYFASSDVSISFHLNTSDASTGLNGLSNLSQIPIGTTTVYTRVISNTTQSCEGIGTFEVVVTQAPIQSLITNENLCLLDAYLLNTKDVEALTGQNPTVIVSYFNTFDNAKDNILEINKNTPLPLTTGTRTIFARLFDTLTQCFSIVNFNILVFQNPIIIQPSPIRLCGDTTATFNLTSRINQIVNGNLNYQVSFYANNTDVLANNPITTPANYLSASTIIICKVVDPTNNSCETFTTLTLEVMALPGSNSNPTAIELCNDSGFEFFDLTTREIQMAGTTPVNTIAFKYYTELADALLNGNTNRITSPNIFQNTTINYQKIYVRLNSRTNIDSETGLACFKILELDLYVRPYPENKLSNDPYIICVDQLNAITHPVEIKTLLNNTDYIFQWYIGHDAQIGNEIPGETNTSFTTSTVGIYSVKVTNISNAANCSSVFNVSTQNAIVPNTLAITPNEIISFGIENTITAIVSPVSNDYLYSIDGTYFQPSNTFTNIPGGDYTLTVINKFGCGDVTSQFTIVDYPKYLTPNGDGYNDTWNIKGSSALEATTIRIFDRYGKLIKQIDPNGEGWNGTFNNKLLPASDYWFTIEYTKDNVTKEFKGHFSLIR from the coding sequence ATGAAAAAAAGAGCTCTTATTATATTAATTTTTATACTTTTTGTAAGTGTAAATGCCTTTGGTCAAGGTGGCGCATCTTCATGTGCTGAGTTGACTGCTAATCCGGGCGCGTATCAATCTTGTGCTACCAGCATACCTTTTAGTAGTTCTGTTGGTGGAAATGGGGAAAATTTTAATTCAACCTGTATTCCGACTCAATATGTGGGACCTACTTGGTTTTTTATTGAAATCGATACCCCAGGAAATGTTGTTTTACAAATCAGTCAACAAAATTTAGCTGGTAATGGTTCAGATGTTGACTTTGTTTTATGGGGACCTTTCCAAAATTTAAATAACATTTGTAACCAATTAAATACTACTAATGAAGTAGATTGTAGTTATAGTACAGCTAGTCTTGAAACGGTAACTATCCCAAACAGTAATGCTGGTGATTTATATGTAATTGTAATTGATAATTATTCAGGACAGGCAGGAAATATTACTGTTTCACAAACTGGAGGTTCTGGAAGTACGAATTGTGATTTCTTATCGTCTGTAACGTTAAATAATACAGATGGAACACTACTTACTAATTTAGAGTATTGCAAACCTGATACAAAAGAAATTGTGGCTACTATAGACATTTCAGATTTTCCGGGTGTTCCCAGTAATTTAAGATTCAACTATACTTGGTTTAAAGATAATGTTCAAATTGATGCTATTTCAAATTCAACAATTTCAACAAACAACTTAATTGTTTCAGAAAGTGGTGTATATAAAGTAATTACAACTGCTTATGACATCACCGTAAATCCAACAGGAAACTTAACGGGACTTAGAGTGAGCGAAGCTGAAGCTAATTTAAAATTTCATACAAAACCACTTATTAGTATTTCAAATTCTAATACCGTTTGTTTAAATACAAATCCTATATTATCATCAAATATTGCAAATAATACCGATTTAAATCCAACAATTGATATATTAAACTATCAATGGTATCGCAATAACAACCCTATTGGTGGTGAGACAACAACTGCTTTTACACCAACTTTACCAGGTGATTATTTTATCAAAGTAACCAATTCGCCTTGTTCAGAAACAAACTCTAGTATTATTAGAATTATTGCTAATCCAAATATTCAAATTGCTTCAAATACAACTATTTGCGAAAACGATTCTTATACTATTACTTCAATAAATGCAAATGCGAGTATTAACAGCGCACTTTCTTACCAATGGATTAAGGATGGTGTAGCTATAGCTGGCGCGAATGGTTCAACTTATACGGTCAACAAATTTAATCAGGCTTTAAATACAACATCACAATATTATTTAGAAACTACTGAACAAGGAACGTGTTTAAATTCTTCAAATACGATTTCAGTAACTATTAATGCGTTACCTGTAATTAACACTGTTGCAACAACTTTAGAACAATGTGATTACATCAACAATACACTTGATGGAATTGCAGAAACTAATTTATTACAACTGTATAATTATTTTACCAATAGCACTGCAGGATTAACTTTAAATTTCTACACTGATATTGCTTTAACGCAACAAATACTAAATCCATCAAATTATATTAATTTAACTTCTCCGTTTTTACAAACTATTTATGTGAAATTGGTAAATGAAAATGTAACTCCAAATTGTACCTCTTCTGGTGTTGGAAGTTTTACATTACAAATTAATCCAACAAGTGTTGCCAATTACCCTAACATTCCTGCCGTTTGCCCAGAAATTAATCAAAACTATGGTTTTTTAAATTTTGACGCACAACGAATAGCTATAAAAAACGCTTATTTTGCCAGTTCAGATGTGAGTATCTCTTTTCATTTGAACACATCAGATGCATCAACAGGTTTAAATGGATTGAGTAATTTGAGTCAAATTCCAATTGGTACTACAACCGTATACACTAGAGTTATTTCAAATACTACACAAAGCTGTGAAGGTATAGGAACATTTGAAGTTGTGGTAACACAAGCTCCTATCCAAAGTTTAATTACAAATGAAAATTTATGTTTATTAGATGCTTATTTATTAAACACAAAAGATGTTGAAGCTTTAACTGGTCAAAACCCAACCGTTATAGTTTCTTATTTTAACACATTTGATAATGCGAAAGACAATATTCTTGAGATAAATAAAAACACTCCACTTCCTTTAACAACAGGAACTAGAACTATTTTTGCTCGATTATTTGACACGCTAACTCAATGTTTTTCTATTGTAAACTTTAATATATTGGTTTTTCAAAATCCAATTATTATTCAACCTTCCCCTATTCGTTTATGTGGAGATACAACTGCTACTTTTAATTTAACCAGTCGAATTAATCAAATTGTGAATGGAAATTTAAATTATCAAGTAAGTTTTTATGCTAATAATACTGATGTTTTAGCCAATAATCCAATCACAACGCCTGCTAATTATTTGAGTGCATCAACAATCATCATTTGTAAAGTTGTTGATCCTACAAATAATTCTTGTGAAACATTCACTACATTAACTCTTGAAGTGATGGCATTACCTGGAAGTAATTCTAATCCTACAGCAATTGAATTGTGTAACGATTCTGGATTTGAATTTTTCGATTTAACTACAAGAGAAATACAAATGGCAGGTACAACTCCCGTTAATACTATTGCATTTAAATACTATACAGAACTTGCAGACGCTTTGTTAAATGGAAATACAAATCGAATAACCTCGCCAAACATTTTTCAAAACACAACCATTAATTATCAGAAAATTTATGTTCGATTAAACAGTAGAACTAACATTGATAGCGAAACAGGATTAGCTTGTTTTAAAATTTTAGAATTAGATTTATATGTAAGACCTTATCCAGAAAACAAACTTTCAAATGATCCATACATTATTTGTGTTGACCAACTGAATGCCATTACACATCCTGTAGAAATAAAAACGTTATTAAATAATACTGATTATATTTTTCAATGGTATATTGGACATGATGCACAAATAGGAAATGAAATTCCTGGAGAAACTAACACATCTTTTACTACCTCAACCGTAGGAATATACTCTGTTAAAGTTACTAATATTTCAAATGCTGCCAATTGTTCTTCAGTATTTAATGTAAGTACTCAAAATGCTATTGTACCTAATACACTTGCTATAACTCCTAATGAAATCATTTCGTTTGGGATTGAAAATACGATAACTGCAATAGTTTCACCTGTATCAAACGACTATTTATACTCTATCGATGGAACCTATTTTCAGCCAAGTAATACCTTTACCAATATACCTGGTGGCGATTACACATTAACTGTTATTAACAAGTTTGGCTGTGGTGATGTTACTAGTCAATTCACAATAGTTGATTATCCAAAGTATCTCACACCTAACGGTGATGGTTATAATGACACTTGGAACATCAAAGGAAGTAGTGCTTTAGAGGCAACAACTATTAGAATTTTTGATCGATATGGAAAATTAATAAAACAAATTGATCCAAATGGAGAAGGATGGAATGGAACTTTCAATAACAAATTACTTCCTGCTTCTGATTACTGGTTTACAATTGAATACACCAAAGATAATGTAACCAAAGAATTTAAAGGACATTTTAGTTTAATTCGATAA
- a CDS encoding RNA recognition motif domain-containing protein yields the protein MNIFVGSLPFSVEEADLRGYFEEYGAVESVKIISDKFTGRSKGFGFVEMANDAEAQKAIDELNGGTIEGRKIVVNKSEPKPEGERRSFDRNAGGSRGGYSNNRDNNSRGRY from the coding sequence ATGAACATTTTTGTAGGAAGTCTTCCTTTCAGTGTAGAGGAAGCAGATTTAAGAGGTTATTTTGAAGAGTATGGAGCTGTTGAATCAGTTAAAATTATCTCTGACAAATTTACCGGAAGAAGTAAAGGATTTGGATTTGTTGAAATGGCTAATGATGCTGAGGCTCAAAAAGCAATCGACGAATTAAACGGTGGAACTATCGAAGGTAGAAAAATCGTTGTTAACAAATCTGAACCAAAACCAGAAGGAGAAAGAAGAAGCTTCGATCGTAACGCTGGTGGAAGTAGAGGTGGTTATTCTAATAATAGAGATAACAACTCAAGAGGTCGTTATTAA
- a CDS encoding acetyl-CoA hydrolase/transferase family protein, protein MGKYVTAAEAVQVVKSVDRVYVQAAAATPTILTKALTDRASELRDVEICHLHTEGDAPYANPVLADSFHVNSFFIGANVRHTLKAGNGSYTPVFLSELPLLFRKNVLKLDVAFIHVSPPDSHGYCSLGVSVEATVAAIENAKTVVAQVNPNMPRTFGDGILHVSEIDFLVEVNVPIFAHEVTPFTAEEEKIGTYVASLIEDKSTLQMGIGSIPNAALSKLTNHKDLGLHTEMFSDGVIDLIENDVINCNYKGTLRGRALATFLMGSKRLYDFVDDNPFIEMKESSMVNDTARIRRNPRMVAINSAIEVDLTGQVCADSIGSTMYSGVGGQMDFIRGASLSEGGKAIIALPSTTKRGESRIVPYLKQGAGVVTTRAHAHYIITENGIADLYGKTLKQRVSELVRIAHPNHQEAVERAYHEMTGCPK, encoded by the coding sequence ATGGGAAAATATGTAACCGCAGCGGAAGCTGTACAAGTAGTAAAAAGTGTTGATAGGGTCTATGTTCAGGCAGCGGCGGCTACACCAACAATATTAACAAAAGCATTAACGGATAGAGCTTCTGAACTTAGAGATGTAGAAATATGTCATTTACATACAGAAGGTGATGCGCCCTATGCAAATCCTGTATTAGCGGATAGCTTTCATGTAAACTCTTTTTTTATTGGAGCAAATGTTCGTCATACACTTAAAGCAGGAAATGGTTCTTATACACCTGTTTTTTTAAGTGAATTGCCTTTATTGTTTCGTAAAAATGTTCTGAAATTAGATGTTGCTTTTATACATGTTTCACCACCTGATAGTCATGGATATTGTTCGTTAGGTGTTTCTGTTGAGGCAACTGTGGCTGCAATTGAAAATGCTAAAACGGTTGTTGCACAAGTTAATCCAAATATGCCAAGAACTTTTGGTGATGGAATTCTACACGTTTCTGAAATTGATTTTCTTGTAGAAGTTAATGTCCCAATTTTTGCTCATGAAGTAACTCCATTTACAGCCGAAGAAGAAAAAATAGGAACTTATGTTGCTTCATTAATTGAAGATAAAAGTACACTGCAAATGGGAATTGGTTCGATTCCGAATGCGGCATTAAGTAAATTGACCAATCATAAAGATTTAGGATTACACACGGAGATGTTTTCAGATGGAGTAATCGATTTAATTGAAAATGATGTCATCAATTGTAATTATAAAGGCACTTTAAGAGGAAGAGCTTTAGCAACTTTTTTAATGGGTTCGAAACGTTTGTACGATTTTGTAGATGATAATCCGTTTATAGAGATGAAAGAATCTTCTATGGTGAATGATACAGCTCGTATTCGAAGAAACCCAAGAATGGTAGCTATTAATTCGGCTATTGAAGTGGATTTAACCGGGCAAGTTTGTGCTGATTCTATTGGTAGTACCATGTATTCAGGAGTAGGAGGACAAATGGATTTTATTCGCGGGGCTTCGTTAAGTGAAGGCGGAAAAGCGATTATAGCTTTACCTTCTACAACTAAAAGAGGCGAAAGTAGAATTGTACCTTATTTAAAACAAGGTGCTGGAGTGGTTACCACAAGAGCACATGCCCATTATATTATTACTGAAAATGGGATAGCCGATTTATATGGTAAAACCTTAAAACAGCGTGTTTCAGAATTAGTAAGAATTGCACATCCAAATCATCAGGAAGCTGTTGAACGTGCATATCACGAAATGACGGGTTGTCCTAAATAA
- the map gene encoding type I methionyl aminopeptidase encodes MIVLKTLEEIELMRESALIVSKTLGMIAKEIKPGVTTLHLDKLAEDFLRSHGAEPAFLGMYGFPNSLCMSPNTQVVHGIPNNVPLQDGDIISVDCGAYKNGFYGDHAYTFEVGEVAPETKKLLQITKESLYVGIRETKVGNRVEDIGHAIQQYCESHGYGVVRELCGHGLGRKMHEDPEVPNYGKRGRGKKLVNGMVIAIEPMINMGTKNIKQHKDGWTITTADGKPSAHFEHDVAIVDGKPELLSTFAYIYEALGIVSNEEDGLRQKPLVL; translated from the coding sequence ATGATTGTACTTAAAACCCTTGAAGAAATAGAATTAATGCGCGAAAGTGCTTTAATTGTTTCTAAAACACTAGGAATGATTGCAAAGGAAATTAAACCTGGCGTTACTACTTTGCATTTAGATAAATTAGCGGAAGATTTTCTTCGTTCGCACGGAGCAGAACCTGCATTTTTAGGAATGTATGGATTTCCAAACTCGCTTTGCATGAGTCCAAACACACAAGTAGTTCATGGTATTCCAAACAATGTTCCGTTGCAAGATGGCGATATTATTTCGGTAGATTGTGGTGCTTATAAAAATGGTTTTTATGGCGATCATGCCTATACTTTTGAAGTAGGTGAAGTTGCTCCAGAAACAAAAAAATTATTACAAATTACCAAAGAATCTTTATACGTTGGTATTCGTGAAACTAAAGTGGGCAATCGTGTGGAAGATATTGGTCATGCCATTCAGCAATATTGCGAAAGTCATGGTTATGGAGTAGTTCGTGAATTATGTGGACACGGTTTAGGCAGAAAGATGCACGAAGACCCAGAAGTTCCTAACTATGGAAAACGTGGCCGTGGAAAAAAACTAGTCAATGGAATGGTTATCGCAATCGAACCAATGATTAACATGGGAACCAAAAACATCAAACAACATAAAGACGGCTGGACGATTACTACTGCCGACGGAAAACCAAGCGCACATTTTGAACATGATGTTGCGATTGTTGATGGAAAACCTGAATTGTTATCCACTTTTGCTTACATCTACGAAGCCTTAGGAATTGTTAGCAATGAAGAAGATGGCTTAAGACAAAAACCATTAGTATTATAA
- a CDS encoding DUF3667 domain-containing protein, which produces MNCKTCNNPYENTAQYCSNCGAKIVDDRLSLKGTWEEFIGPFFSWDNNFWRTFFGLFKNPKDVLEAYISGARKKYFHPFSYIILYATIAVFFYKFFPMEIIMDYSEGFTKDYNSTNPSSNVPKIDMKSYMETLMSYYNFFVLLLIPIYALTSYIIFNKRGHNFFEHLVFNSYLQTNLGFISLVLQVILVNMLGMSFGTYSMLFLFLFIFFTLYAFKELYNQNLKQSIASGIKYLLLFFGLYIGIIIAFSLLFGIIYAITLMK; this is translated from the coding sequence ATGAATTGTAAAACTTGTAATAATCCTTATGAAAACACCGCGCAATATTGTTCAAATTGTGGTGCTAAAATTGTTGATGACAGACTTTCATTAAAAGGAACTTGGGAAGAATTTATTGGCCCATTTTTTAGTTGGGATAATAATTTTTGGAGAACTTTCTTTGGTTTGTTTAAAAATCCCAAAGATGTTTTAGAAGCCTATATTTCTGGTGCCAGAAAAAAATATTTCCATCCATTTTCATATATAATTTTATATGCTACGATAGCTGTTTTTTTCTATAAATTTTTTCCAATGGAAATAATAATGGATTATTCAGAAGGTTTTACAAAAGACTATAATTCAACAAATCCCTCAAGTAATGTCCCTAAAATAGACATGAAAAGTTATATGGAAACACTAATGAGTTATTACAACTTTTTTGTGTTATTGTTAATACCTATATATGCGCTGACTAGTTATATTATATTCAACAAAAGAGGTCATAATTTCTTCGAACATTTGGTATTTAATAGTTACTTACAAACAAACTTAGGTTTTATATCATTAGTATTACAAGTTATATTAGTAAATATGTTGGGAATGAGTTTTGGCACTTATTCTATGCTATTTTTGTTTTTATTCATATTTTTTACACTTTACGCTTTTAAAGAATTATATAATCAAAATTTAAAACAAAGCATTGCTTCTGGAATTAAGTACCTACTGCTTTTCTTTGGATTATATATCGGTATAATAATCGCATTTTCTCTTCTATTTGGAATTATATACGCCATAACTTTAATGAAATGA
- a CDS encoding class I SAM-dependent methyltransferase, which yields MKKLFKLILNTIPRPILIRLSIVARPILAFLLKGSRFTDPIDGKSFRMFLPYGYGTQRNNVLSPSTLSLERHRLLWLYLQNETDFFTAPKKVLHFAPEQEFYKCFKKQSNLDYTTTDLFSPLADVKADICNLPFEDNSYDIILCNHVLEHIPDDTKAMQELYRVLKPGGMGIFQIPQDLSREVTFSDDSITDEKERAKIFGQYDHVRVYGRDYFDKLRSIGFKVEEVDYTKTIAPELVEKYCLAKGEKIPVCYK from the coding sequence ATGAAAAAACTTTTTAAACTTATATTAAACACCATTCCTCGTCCGATATTAATTAGATTGAGTATTGTGGCACGTCCTATTTTGGCTTTTTTATTAAAGGGAAGTCGTTTTACAGATCCAATTGATGGAAAAAGCTTTCGTATGTTTTTGCCTTATGGCTACGGAACGCAAAGAAACAATGTATTATCACCAAGTACGCTTTCATTAGAAAGACATCGTTTATTATGGTTGTATTTACAAAATGAAACTGATTTTTTTACAGCACCAAAAAAAGTATTACACTTTGCGCCAGAACAAGAATTTTACAAATGTTTCAAGAAACAATCGAATTTAGATTACACGACTACCGATTTGTTTTCGCCTCTAGCCGATGTTAAAGCTGATATTTGTAATTTGCCTTTTGAAGATAATTCGTATGATATCATTTTGTGTAATCACGTTTTGGAACATATTCCAGATGACACAAAAGCCATGCAAGAATTATATCGTGTTTTAAAACCGGGCGGAATGGGAATTTTTCAAATTCCACAAGATTTGTCTCGTGAAGTTACTTTTTCTGACGATTCTATTACAGATGAAAAAGAACGCGCAAAAATCTTCGGGCAATACGACCACGTTAGAGTTTACGGAAGAGATTACTTTGACAAACTAAGAAGCATTGGTTTTAAAGTTGAAGAAGTAGATTACACCAAAACAATTGCTCCTGAATTAGTAGAAAAATATTGTTTAGCAAAAGGAGAAAAAATCCCAGTTTGTTATAAATAA